GGCCTGCGCGGCAGCACGGCCGGCGGCGCGTTCGCCGCTATCCCACAGCGGCAAGCGCAGCTCCAGCTGCCAGCTCTTGCGGGACGCGAGGCCCGTGGGACCCTGCAGGTCGCGCTGCGCCTGGACCGCCAGGCTGAGCTGCGGCCAGCCGGCGCGGCGCGCGGCGCCGAGTTCGTCTTCGCGCGCCGCCTGTTCGCGGCGCAACGAGTTGATGAGCGGCGCACTCAGCGCGCTGGCGCTGTCCGGCACCGGTGGCAGCGCCTGTGCGGCCAGCGGCACCAGTGGCGCATCGAGCAGTGCTGCATCGCCGCTGTGCGCCACCAGCTGGTGACGCAGTGCGCCCAATTGCTGCGCGGCGCCGCGGGCGTTGGCTTCGGCCAGCCACTGAAAGCTCTGGCTCTGGCGCCAGTCCACGGCCGCGGCCAGGCCTTCGCGGAGACGCACCTGCATTCGTGCGGCCTCTTGCGCATAGGCCTGGGCGAGCTGCTGCTGGGTGGCCAGCAGTTGGGTTTGCGCATGCCACTGCACGTAGAGCGTGGCGCTCAGCTGGCGCAGCTGCTGCGCGGCGTGATCGGCGTCCAGCTCGCGGGCGGCCAGGCGCTGCTGCTGGGCGCGTTTGGCCAGCCACTGTTCGGCCTGCAACAGCGGTTGGTTCAGGCTCAGCGTGCCTTGCTGCGGCCCCTGGGCGCTGCTGCCGCCGGTGCGATCCCATTGCAGCGCCAGCTGCGGCCCGAGGCGGCTGCCGGCCAGCGCCACCAGTGCCTGCTGTTCCGCGCGTGCGGCCTCAGCGCTGTGCATCTGCGGCGCTTGCTGCTCGGCACGTTGGTGCAGCGCGAGCAGATTCAGCGCATCGGCAGCAGCTTGGGCGCTGGCTGCGGCCACCGTGGCGGCCAGCGCGAGGAGCCCCAGCCTCAGCGGCCCACACCTCACACCAGCACCTCGCGCTGCAAGCGGCCGTCAACGACCTGGCCGTCGACGATGTGCACGTTGCGCTGCGCACGCGCCGCCTGCTGCGGGTCGTGCGTCACCATGATCAGAGTCGTGCCCTCGCGGTGCAGCTCTTCCAGCAGATCCATCACTGCGCGCGCCATCTGCGTGTCCAAGTTGCCGGTGGGCTCGTCGGCCAGCAAAAAGCGCGGGCTGCCGGCCAGCGCCCGGGCAATCGCCACACGCTGCTGCTGTCCGCCACTCAGTTGGCCGGGCAGGTGCCTGGCACGGGCTTCCAGGCCGACACGCTCCAGCGCCTGCCGCGCGCGGCGTTGGCGTTCATCGGGCTTCACTCCGCGGTAGCGCAGCGGTACCTCAAGGTTGTCGACCACTGACAGATCCGGGATCAGGTTGAAGGCCTGGAAGACAAATCCGATCTTCTCGTTGCGCAAGCGGCTGCGGGCGTTGTCGCTGAGGCGGCTGACGTCTTCGCCGTCAAGTTCGTAGCGGCCGCTGGTGGGCGACTCGAGCAGGCCGGCGATGGTCAGGAAGGTTGTCTTGCCCGAGCCGGAAGGC
This portion of the Ideonella sp. WA131b genome encodes:
- a CDS encoding TolC family protein, coding for MRCGPLRLGLLALAATVAAASAQAAADALNLLALHQRAEQQAPQMHSAEAARAEQQALVALAGSRLGPQLALQWDRTGGSSAQGPQQGTLSLNQPLLQAEQWLAKRAQQQRLAARELDADHAAQQLRQLSATLYVQWHAQTQLLATQQQLAQAYAQEAARMQVRLREGLAAAVDWRQSQSFQWLAEANARGAAQQLGALRHQLVAHSGDAALLDAPLVPLAAQALPPVPDSASALSAPLINSLRREQAAREDELGAARRAGWPQLSLAVQAQRDLQGPTGLASRKSWQLELRLPLWDSGERAAGRAAAQARLATSAALLSQAEREQQRLLATALERLDAAREQHATAQGALEAAAQAVSAMRVGQEQGSRSTSDVLLALQTQTQLRQLAAQAQADAWVAWIEALAAQGRFDAAALLLLNTFLETR
- a CDS encoding ABC transporter ATP-binding protein: MLKMQQLGKAYRTELIETHALRDFDLEVKAGEFVAVTGPSGSGKTTFLTIAGLLESPTSGRYELDGEDVSRLSDNARSRLRNEKIGFVFQAFNLIPDLSVVDNLEVPLRYRGVKPDERQRRARQALERVGLEARARHLPGQLSGGQQQRVAIARALAGSPRFLLADEPTGNLDTQMARAVMDLLEELHREGTTLIMVTHDPQQAARAQRNVHIVDGQVVDGRLQREVLV